The proteins below are encoded in one region of Tsuneonella sp. CC-YZS046:
- a CDS encoding NADP-dependent oxidoreductase, with the protein MGIPTRQVQLARQPEGQIRASDFRVVESALPKPGPEDILVRNEWMSVDPYMRLGLGDRKGFLAPLQPGEVMQGAAIGIVEHSLDPAIPEGSRVLGNMGWRTRFIARPDQLTPVSSDVPPHWHLGILGLTGVTAYLGVEDVLAPQPGETLFISGASGAVGSIAVQLAKLRGARVLGTCSSPEKASWLLQEAGIDAVSDYRQETTEAFLAREATEGVDCYFDNVGGPILECLLGKMKPYGRIALCGAISQYEAGDYRRGPADFFSVIEKSLSLRGFNAFLLTPQENADIVEWLKARAVDGRIRPFETIVDGLDRAAEAFARLFNGGYLGKVIVQIHE; encoded by the coding sequence ATGGGTATCCCGACGCGTCAGGTGCAGCTTGCCCGGCAGCCGGAGGGGCAAATCCGGGCAAGCGACTTTCGGGTGGTCGAGAGCGCGCTGCCCAAGCCCGGCCCGGAGGATATTCTGGTCCGCAACGAATGGATGTCGGTCGATCCCTATATGCGGCTCGGCCTGGGCGACCGGAAAGGCTTCCTCGCCCCGCTGCAACCGGGCGAAGTGATGCAAGGCGCCGCCATCGGGATCGTGGAGCATTCCCTCGATCCCGCGATCCCGGAAGGTTCGCGGGTTCTCGGCAACATGGGCTGGCGCACGCGCTTCATCGCGCGGCCGGATCAGCTCACTCCCGTCAGTTCCGATGTCCCGCCGCACTGGCATCTCGGCATTCTGGGCCTCACAGGAGTGACGGCCTATCTGGGAGTGGAGGACGTGCTCGCCCCGCAACCCGGTGAAACCCTATTCATATCGGGGGCATCGGGCGCGGTCGGCTCGATCGCGGTCCAGCTCGCCAAGCTGCGAGGAGCGCGCGTGCTCGGAACCTGCAGCTCTCCCGAGAAAGCATCCTGGCTCCTGCAGGAAGCGGGCATAGACGCCGTATCCGACTACAGGCAGGAAACGACCGAAGCGTTCCTCGCCCGCGAGGCGACTGAGGGCGTGGACTGCTATTTCGACAATGTCGGCGGACCGATCCTCGAATGCCTGCTGGGGAAAATGAAACCCTACGGGCGCATTGCCCTGTGCGGGGCGATATCCCAGTATGAGGCTGGAGATTACCGGCGAGGGCCGGCCGATTTCTTCTCCGTGATCGAAAAGTCCCTGTCGCTGCGCGGCTTCAACGCCTTCCTCCTCACCCCACAGGAGAATGCGGACATCGTCGAATGGCTCAAGGCCCGGGCAGTGGATGGGCGGATCAGGCCCTTCGAAACGATCGTCGACGGCCTGGACAGGGCAGCCGAGGCCTTCGCAAGGCTTTTCAATGGCGGCTATCTCGGCAAGGTCATCGTGCAAATTCACGAATGA
- a CDS encoding 3-keto-5-aminohexanoate cleavage protein, translated as MADKVIITCAVTGGAHTPTMSDALPVTPAEIAEQGIAAVNAGAAILHLHARIPENGMPTGDPDVYAQFLPVLKQRTDAVINLTTGGSATMPVAERLLAATKFHPEMCSLNMGSINFAFFDVAKRIKSWKHEWEKDYVVNSDDYIFRNTFRDIAYILETMKDAGTRFEHECYDVGHLYNLAHFVDRGLVEPPFFIQMIFGILGGIGPDLENLMFMKATADRLFGRESFQWSVLAAGRHQMPFLTQAALMGGHVRVGLEDSLFIERGKFATSNAQQVEKIVRILREMGREPASPAEARQMLGLKGGDRVEF; from the coding sequence ATGGCTGACAAGGTCATCATAACCTGTGCGGTGACTGGCGGGGCGCATACGCCGACCATGTCGGATGCGCTGCCGGTTACGCCTGCCGAGATCGCCGAGCAGGGGATCGCCGCAGTGAATGCCGGGGCCGCGATCCTGCATTTGCATGCGCGCATTCCCGAGAACGGGATGCCGACCGGCGACCCGGACGTCTACGCGCAGTTCCTGCCCGTCCTGAAGCAGCGCACCGATGCGGTTATCAACCTGACGACCGGCGGTTCGGCCACCATGCCGGTGGCCGAGCGGCTGCTGGCGGCGACGAAATTCCACCCAGAGATGTGCTCGCTCAACATGGGTTCGATCAATTTCGCCTTCTTCGACGTGGCGAAGCGGATCAAGAGCTGGAAGCATGAATGGGAGAAGGACTATGTCGTCAATTCGGACGACTACATCTTCCGCAACACCTTCCGCGACATCGCCTACATCCTGGAGACGATGAAGGATGCGGGCACCCGCTTCGAGCATGAATGCTACGATGTGGGCCATCTCTACAATCTGGCCCATTTCGTCGATCGGGGGCTGGTCGAGCCGCCCTTCTTCATCCAGATGATCTTCGGAATCCTGGGCGGCATCGGGCCGGACCTGGAAAACCTGATGTTCATGAAGGCGACCGCCGACCGCCTGTTCGGGCGGGAGAGCTTCCAGTGGTCCGTGCTGGCGGCGGGGCGGCACCAGATGCCGTTCCTGACCCAGGCGGCGCTGATGGGCGGACATGTCCGCGTCGGGCTGGAGGACAGCCTGTTCATCGAGCGCGGCAAGTTCGCCACCTCCAACGCGCAGCAGGTCGAGAAGATCGTCCGCATCCTGCGGGAAATGGGGCGGGAACCGGCCTCGCCCGCCGAAGCCCGGCAGATGCTGGGCCTCAAGGGCGGCGACAGAGTGGAGTTTTGA
- a CDS encoding SDR family NAD(P)-dependent oxidoreductase, protein MSVSANSTVIVTGGGSGIGAGTARLLAERGSRVVVGDYHGDAAEAVAQEIERSGGWARAALLDIADADSCEGLYRSLADDGLVATGLVNCAGITIGCPFEDFPLDDWKRVVDTNLVGAMIMSQRFVRQLGGAPGAIVNVTSVMAHFAGANLSPYISAKGGLAMLTRALAVELAGRNVRVNAVSPGYIETGMTERVLKVERYASAVLARTPLGRFGAPRDVAKVIAFLLSDEAGYVTGQVLPVDGGMTAGDTMLTSPSRQEIEQANR, encoded by the coding sequence GTGAGCGTGTCCGCCAACTCGACAGTCATCGTAACCGGGGGCGGTTCCGGAATCGGCGCGGGGACCGCCCGTCTCCTGGCCGAACGGGGCAGCCGTGTGGTCGTGGGCGATTATCACGGGGACGCCGCCGAAGCCGTCGCGCAAGAGATCGAACGCAGTGGGGGGTGGGCGAGAGCAGCCCTGCTCGACATTGCCGACGCGGATTCGTGCGAAGGGCTTTATCGGTCGCTCGCCGATGACGGGCTGGTGGCGACCGGGCTGGTCAATTGCGCGGGCATCACCATCGGCTGCCCGTTCGAGGATTTCCCGCTCGATGACTGGAAGCGGGTGGTCGATACCAATCTTGTCGGCGCCATGATAATGTCGCAGCGCTTTGTCCGCCAGTTGGGCGGCGCGCCTGGCGCCATCGTCAATGTGACCTCGGTGATGGCCCACTTCGCGGGCGCCAATCTCTCGCCCTATATCTCGGCCAAGGGCGGGCTGGCGATGCTGACCCGGGCGCTGGCAGTGGAGCTTGCAGGGCGCAACGTCAGGGTCAACGCGGTCAGCCCGGGCTATATCGAAACCGGGATGACCGAGCGGGTGCTGAAGGTCGAGCGCTATGCCAGCGCCGTGCTCGCCCGCACTCCGCTGGGGCGCTTTGGCGCTCCCCGGGATGTGGCGAAGGTGATCGCCTTCCTGCTGTCGGACGAGGCCGGATACGTCACCGGCCAGGTGCTGCCGGTCGACGGCGGCATGACCGCGGGCGATACCATGCTGACATCGCCGTCGCGGCAGGAGATCGAGCAAGCCAACCGATAA
- a CDS encoding LLM class flavin-dependent oxidoreductase produces MEIGHLNVMQNWHKDLSDQQMFEGEIDLAIAADRLGFDSLWCVEHHFEDYGLCPDNIQYLSYLATRTRNAKLVPGAVILPWNDPLRVAEKMAVLEYFAPGRVALGIGRGLARREYRGFRVPMEEARGRFEEGARLVLDALDKGYMESDTELFQQPRVDIRPRPLRGYRDALYCVAMSNDSAEAAAELGGSMMTFIQFAFERHMPMIELYRERFRKVHGREAPPPVLTDVTVIHEDEEEARRLAYEHIGNHFIAVTDHYEFAGDHFKNIRGYESYQAGADLIKSAGLEESQKTYIEAQNYGTPKQVIEKYRERMELVGDFNAMLIVSSGGIPFPVAQNSLKLFAEQVMPELRRMSARSRVAA; encoded by the coding sequence ATGGAAATCGGCCACCTGAATGTCATGCAGAACTGGCACAAGGATCTCAGCGATCAGCAAATGTTCGAAGGCGAGATTGATCTTGCCATCGCCGCCGATCGCCTCGGTTTCGATTCACTCTGGTGCGTCGAACATCATTTCGAGGACTATGGCCTCTGCCCCGACAATATCCAGTATCTCTCCTATCTCGCCACCCGAACCAGGAATGCGAAGCTGGTTCCGGGCGCGGTGATCCTGCCCTGGAACGATCCGCTGCGCGTCGCGGAAAAGATGGCCGTCCTCGAATATTTCGCGCCGGGCCGGGTCGCGCTGGGGATCGGGCGGGGTCTTGCCCGCCGCGAGTATCGCGGCTTCCGCGTCCCCATGGAAGAGGCGCGGGGCCGCTTCGAGGAAGGCGCCCGCCTGGTGCTGGACGCGCTCGACAAGGGCTACATGGAAAGCGATACGGAACTGTTCCAGCAGCCGCGCGTGGACATCCGCCCGCGGCCGCTGCGCGGCTATCGCGATGCGCTCTATTGCGTGGCCATGTCCAACGATTCAGCGGAAGCCGCGGCGGAGCTGGGCGGCTCGATGATGACCTTCATCCAGTTCGCCTTCGAACGCCACATGCCGATGATCGAACTCTATCGGGAACGTTTCCGCAAGGTTCATGGGCGCGAGGCGCCGCCGCCGGTGCTGACCGACGTGACGGTGATCCACGAGGACGAGGAAGAAGCCCGGCGCCTGGCTTACGAGCATATCGGCAATCACTTCATCGCGGTGACGGATCACTACGAATTCGCCGGCGATCACTTCAAGAATATCCGCGGCTATGAAAGCTATCAGGCCGGGGCAGACCTGATAAAATCGGCGGGACTGGAGGAATCTCAGAAGACTTATATCGAGGCGCAGAATTACGGCACCCCGAAGCAGGTCATCGAGAAATATCGCGAGCGGATGGAACTGGTCGGCGATTTCAACGCGATGCTGATCGTGTCGTCCGGCGGCATTCCGTTCCCCGTGGCGCAGAACAGCCTGAAGCTGTTCGCTGAACAGGTCATGCCGGAATTGCGCAGGATGAGCGCGCGCAGCCGCGTCGCCGCCTGA
- a CDS encoding nuclear transport factor 2 family protein — protein MSTRDVIQTYMDKMNSGDFPGAFRMFASDGAYTIIGDTPVSGTYVGPDQITSELVPLLEKRFIAPPVVTCTEIIAEGDRGVALGHGEGPAKFGQYRQRNYAFVFRIADGKVAELIEFMDPNQLSANCFGQTLSEVVPA, from the coding sequence ATGTCGACCCGTGATGTGATCCAGACCTATATGGACAAGATGAACAGCGGCGATTTTCCGGGTGCGTTCCGGATGTTCGCATCCGATGGCGCCTACACGATCATCGGCGACACGCCGGTGTCGGGCACTTATGTTGGGCCTGACCAGATCACCTCGGAGCTGGTGCCGCTGCTCGAAAAGCGGTTCATCGCGCCCCCGGTGGTGACTTGCACGGAGATCATCGCGGAAGGCGACCGGGGCGTTGCGCTGGGCCATGGGGAAGGGCCGGCCAAGTTCGGCCAGTATCGGCAGCGCAACTATGCCTTCGTCTTCCGCATCGCGGACGGCAAGGTCGCGGAGTTGATCGAGTTCATGGACCCCAACCAGTTGAGCGCCAATTGCTTCGGGCAGACCCTGTCGGAAGTGGTTCCGGCCTGA
- a CDS encoding cyclase family protein gives MTMQIIDLSIPVENEVASDPVGYRPQIEYVNHKQSVEGLQAFFPGLAAEDMPDSEAWAIEFIKLNTHNGTHLDAPYHFASTMDQGQRAITIDEVPLDWCFRPGVKLDFRHFEDGYIVTAEDVAAEIERIEHELQPFDIVVVNTAAGARYGQENYVSSGCGMGREATMWLLERGVRVTGTDAWSWDVPFTYTGERYAETRDASLIWEGHKAGREIGYCHLEKLHNLEALPPSGFTIACFPVKIRAASAGWTRAVAILN, from the coding sequence TTGACCATGCAGATCATCGACCTTTCGATACCTGTCGAAAACGAAGTCGCCTCCGATCCCGTGGGATACCGGCCGCAGATCGAATATGTGAACCACAAGCAATCCGTGGAAGGGCTGCAAGCCTTCTTTCCCGGCCTGGCGGCGGAGGACATGCCGGATTCGGAAGCCTGGGCGATCGAGTTCATCAAGCTCAACACCCATAACGGCACCCATCTCGACGCGCCCTATCACTTCGCCTCGACCATGGATCAGGGCCAGCGCGCGATCACCATCGACGAGGTTCCGCTCGACTGGTGTTTCCGGCCCGGGGTGAAGCTCGATTTCCGCCACTTCGAGGACGGATATATCGTGACTGCGGAAGATGTGGCCGCGGAGATCGAGCGGATCGAGCATGAATTGCAGCCCTTCGACATCGTCGTCGTGAATACCGCGGCGGGCGCGAGATACGGGCAGGAGAATTACGTCTCGTCCGGTTGCGGCATGGGGCGCGAGGCGACCATGTGGCTGCTGGAGCGCGGCGTGCGCGTGACCGGCACCGACGCCTGGAGCTGGGACGTTCCCTTCACCTATACCGGGGAGCGTTATGCGGAAACGCGCGACGCTTCGTTGATATGGGAAGGGCACAAGGCGGGCCGCGAGATCGGCTATTGCCATCTCGAAAAGCTGCACAATCTGGAAGCGCTTCCGCCCTCCGGCTTCACCATCGCCTGCTTTCCGGTGAAGATCCGGGCAGCCTCCGCCGGATGGACCCGCGCCGTCGCCATTCTGAACTGA
- a CDS encoding alpha/beta hydrolase, with translation MPSPESEAVLRLNSELRDAWLADPNYTIEDLRRIFEEWLGQLAIPGNTKFTEVTCNGVRSIWADAPSADPDRVIVHFHSGGYVVGSAKGYRSFGGYLSGATGCRVLLAGYRLAPDHPSPAGVDDGIAVYKWLLSEGYSPEKIVLCGDSGGGGLVLAALQKLRDQGVALPAAGIAISPLTDFARTGESYQSNIPHDPLVTTDFLGALGTLYCGDRDPRDPELSPLYGDWSGLPPLLILAGEIEMMRDDGKLAAQAAQRAGVDATYFEGEGMAHIWTLYADRLPEAREGLALIARFVDRHTRGS, from the coding sequence ATGCCAAGCCCTGAATCCGAAGCCGTCCTGCGCCTCAACAGCGAATTGCGCGACGCCTGGCTGGCGGACCCGAACTACACGATAGAGGATCTGCGGCGGATATTCGAGGAGTGGCTGGGCCAATTGGCGATTCCCGGCAACACGAAGTTCACGGAGGTGACCTGCAACGGAGTCCGCTCCATCTGGGCCGATGCTCCGTCCGCCGATCCGGACCGCGTGATCGTGCATTTCCATTCGGGCGGATATGTGGTGGGTTCGGCGAAGGGCTATCGTTCCTTCGGTGGCTATCTGTCCGGCGCGACGGGATGCCGTGTCCTGCTCGCCGGATATCGCCTTGCGCCCGATCATCCATCTCCTGCCGGTGTGGATGATGGCATCGCGGTCTATAAATGGCTGCTGTCGGAGGGATATTCTCCGGAAAAAATAGTGCTTTGCGGGGATTCCGGCGGAGGCGGGCTGGTTCTCGCCGCGCTTCAGAAACTGCGCGATCAGGGCGTCGCGCTTCCGGCGGCCGGCATAGCGATTTCGCCCTTGACGGATTTCGCGCGTACCGGGGAATCCTATCAGTCCAATATTCCGCATGATCCCCTGGTCACGACCGATTTCCTCGGCGCTCTGGGCACACTTTACTGCGGCGACCGCGATCCGAGAGATCCCGAGCTTTCCCCGCTCTATGGCGATTGGAGCGGTTTGCCGCCGCTCCTCATTCTCGCGGGCGAAATCGAGATGATGCGCGACGACGGCAAGCTCGCGGCCCAGGCGGCCCAGCGGGCGGGCGTGGATGCGACCTACTTCGAGGGCGAAGGCATGGCCCATATCTGGACGCTGTATGCCGATCGGCTGCCGGAGGCGCGGGAAGGGCTGGCGCTGATCGCCCGGTTCGTGGACCGGCATACTCGGGGATCGTGA
- a CDS encoding LLM class flavin-dependent oxidoreductase codes for MAMETGLIFHPYMRPGRTARQTFEWGVQSSVAADKAGFTSMMISEHASQIWENIPNPELIMAAAALQTENIHFAPMAHILPHQHPTKLAMMVGWLSQILEGRYFMGIGAGAYPLASYMHGIRGDAQKTENLNRMVRESLDIMEKIWKREPFFYEGEFWNAGFPEEEPAETEEDEQHKLANYSPWNGAFPEFAVTGFSYNSPSMKLAGERNFKPVSIYSGLDALKKHWEVYSEANIKAGYTPNRARHAVSQTVFVADTDAEAKKEVMEGPIGYCFDRYLIPIWRRFGMMDGFAKDAGIDPLKADLEFLVDNVFVVGSPDTVVEKLNALFEKCGGWGTLQIESHDYYDDPAPWFHSLELAAKEVAPRIKLPDQQRTPEGADA; via the coding sequence ATGGCTATGGAAACGGGCCTCATCTTCCATCCCTATATGCGCCCGGGCCGCACTGCCCGGCAGACCTTCGAATGGGGCGTCCAAAGCTCGGTAGCCGCCGACAAGGCGGGCTTCACCAGCATGATGATTTCCGAACATGCCTCGCAAATCTGGGAAAATATCCCGAACCCCGAGCTGATCATGGCGGCCGCCGCGCTGCAGACCGAGAATATCCACTTTGCGCCGATGGCCCACATCCTGCCGCATCAGCACCCGACCAAGCTGGCGATGATGGTGGGCTGGCTCTCGCAGATCCTTGAAGGCCGCTATTTCATGGGCATAGGGGCCGGGGCCTATCCGCTGGCCTCGTATATGCACGGCATTCGCGGCGACGCTCAGAAGACGGAAAACCTCAACCGGATGGTCCGTGAATCGCTCGACATCATGGAGAAGATCTGGAAGCGCGAGCCATTCTTCTACGAGGGCGAGTTCTGGAACGCGGGCTTCCCTGAAGAGGAGCCGGCCGAGACGGAAGAGGACGAGCAGCATAAGCTTGCCAATTATTCGCCGTGGAACGGCGCCTTCCCGGAATTCGCGGTGACGGGCTTCAGCTATAATTCGCCGTCGATGAAGCTGGCTGGCGAGCGCAACTTCAAGCCCGTCTCGATCTATTCGGGCCTGGATGCGTTGAAGAAGCACTGGGAAGTCTATTCCGAAGCCAACATCAAGGCCGGTTACACGCCCAATCGGGCGCGCCACGCGGTTTCGCAGACCGTCTTCGTCGCGGACACCGACGCCGAAGCGAAGAAGGAAGTGATGGAAGGGCCGATCGGCTATTGCTTCGATCGCTACCTGATCCCGATCTGGCGCCGCTTCGGGATGATGGACGGCTTCGCCAAGGATGCCGGGATCGACCCGCTCAAGGCCGATCTGGAGTTCCTGGTCGACAATGTATTCGTTGTCGGCTCCCCCGATACCGTCGTCGAGAAGCTCAATGCGCTGTTCGAGAAGTGCGGCGGCTGGGGAACGCTGCAGATCGAATCGCACGATTATTACGATGATCCCGCGCCCTGGTTCCACTCGCTGGAACTGGCGGCGAAGGAAGTCGCGCCCCGGATCAAGCTGCCGGACCAGCAGCGGACGCCGGAAGGAGCGGACGCATAA
- a CDS encoding cytochrome C oxidase subunit IV family protein has protein sequence MLRKLSLPARIWLILMALTGLSIVLAEQLGLRAVAVAGIFLIAAAKAELVMRHYMELGLTERYWLIMYSIWLAVVTMMLVIGHLL, from the coding sequence ATGCTGCGCAAGCTGTCTCTTCCGGCCCGCATCTGGCTGATCCTGATGGCGCTGACCGGGCTGTCGATTGTCCTTGCCGAACAGCTTGGCCTGCGGGCGGTGGCCGTGGCCGGCATATTCCTCATCGCCGCCGCCAAGGCCGAACTGGTGATGCGGCACTACATGGAACTGGGGCTGACCGAGCGCTATTGGCTGATCATGTATTCGATCTGGCTGGCGGTGGTCACGATGATGCTGGTGATCGGCCACCTGCTCTAG
- a CDS encoding cytochrome c oxidase subunit 3, whose product MAENDRRENPDGPHVGPGTNGIWTFVFIDMIVFLMFFLVYLTERHRLHDVFVEAQHRLTPWVALLSTLALLTSSWCMAEAVHAARRNAPAAVRNWLTCALLLGAFFIANKFIEYGGKFADGITPATNGFFTFYFLITGLHFLHVCGGMVFIGHCRASAAAEAGTASYTSKIENVGLFWHFVDILWLFIFPMLYLTEVL is encoded by the coding sequence GTGGCTGAAAACGACAGGCGGGAAAATCCCGACGGGCCGCATGTCGGCCCGGGGACGAACGGCATCTGGACCTTCGTCTTCATCGACATGATCGTCTTCCTGATGTTCTTCCTGGTCTATCTGACGGAAAGGCACCGGCTGCACGATGTGTTCGTGGAAGCGCAACACCGGCTCACGCCGTGGGTCGCGCTGTTGAGCACGCTGGCGCTGCTTACGAGCAGCTGGTGCATGGCCGAAGCGGTTCATGCCGCGCGCCGCAATGCGCCTGCCGCCGTCCGGAACTGGCTGACCTGCGCCTTGCTGCTGGGCGCCTTTTTCATAGCGAACAAGTTCATCGAATATGGTGGCAAGTTTGCTGACGGGATCACTCCCGCCACCAACGGCTTCTTCACCTTCTATTTCCTGATCACCGGGCTTCACTTCCTCCATGTGTGCGGGGGAATGGTGTTCATCGGCCATTGCCGGGCAAGCGCGGCGGCTGAAGCGGGAACCGCCAGCTATACGAGCAAGATCGAGAATGTGGGCCTGTTCTGGCACTTCGTCGACATCTTGTGGCTGTTCATTTTTCCAATGCTCTATCTGACGGAAGTGCTCTGA